One Triticum dicoccoides isolate Atlit2015 ecotype Zavitan chromosome 3B, WEW_v2.0, whole genome shotgun sequence genomic window, ACAAACAAGTGGCACCGGGCTCCAGATATGCTACGGAAGCGGCACTTGTTTGGCTCTTGTGTCATAAACAACTGTCTCTATGTTGCCGGCGGGGAATGTGAAGGGACACAGAGAACTCTGAGGTCTGCTGAGGTTTACAATCCGAACAGGAATAGATGGTCTTGCATCACTGAAATGAACACAGGAATGGTGCCGTTCACTGGAGTTGTATATGATGGCAAATGGTTCCTGAAAGGACTTGATTCCCACCGCCAGGTTGTGAGCGAGGTCTATCTGCCAACATCCAACACGTGGTCAACCACTGGTAACGCACTGGTTGCAGGCTTGCGGAATCCAACCATTTCCTTTAACGGTCGTCTTTATTCAGCGGATTGTCGGGATGCCTGCAAGCTAAGAGTTTATGATGGGGACATAGGATTGTGGACAAGATTCATGGACAGCAGACACCATCTGGGCAGCTCACGAGCTTTTGAAGCCGTGGCTTTGGTCTCACTGAATGGAAAGATCTGCGTTATCCGTAATAACATGGGCATGACCCTTGTTGATGTCTGTGACCCAACGACAGTTATTGAGTTTGAGAGTGCCCGTGTGTGGGAGACTTTTGCCCGGAAGGGCCACCAGCACAGGTCTTTGATGGCGAACTTGTGGTCAGCAATTGCAGGTCGTAATTTGAAGGCCCACATCATACATTGTCAAGTTCTCCAAGCTTGAATGTATCTGCCTGTTTAGTGGAAACATGTTCAAATGTATTGTACTTACTTTTTTGCTGGAAAGATGCTCAGATTTTGAAAGAACCCCTCGGCTAGAACATATCTACTGGTTGCATTCCTACAAATTCTCAAGAGATTTTGACCAAGTTGCATGATGTTTATGAAAGGGGAGACTGGAGCTGACGGCAGTCTTCATTGCGAGATGAACAGGAACCTTCCGTAGCACCAATTTTGGTTGGCCGATGCTGCTGGCGATAGGCAGCAGAAGATTTCACCTGAGCCAAATGTCCATGGATGTGTTTTTCTTGCTTTTTGGCAGATTAGGCATGCCAAAAAATGTGCTGTAGCAGCAGACTAGACTTATGTAAGAAATGTAATACAAGTGTCTTTGGTTTGTGCCAAAACCAACCTTAGCAACAAGTTTTGTTTGAATGATTTGGGCACAAACCAATGCACACCCTAGATCAATCTTATGATTATTATGCTTTGGAATCATCTTTGCTGCCTGGCAGCTTTTCGCATCTGACAAGTGGATGTGTATTGTGGGTGAAAATGATTATCCGAGATATTTCGTGTGGTCTCGTAGTGATCCGCTCGTTGATGCTAATTGCTAACATCATATATCTGACAAATGGATTTGTCTTGTAAGTTTGTTGTACcgctgatgaagatggtgatgaaatAATTCACCAAATTCACAGGATGAAAGAGATGAAATATGTGGTGATGCTTATCGGTTGTTTGACAGTCGATCGATCATCACAGAAGATGAaagagatgatgatgaagatagcgaCGATGATGAGCCACTGATAGCATTTTCTATGTTGATAGATACCCAGGGACACATCTGCACCTGTGGtcaagagcagagcagagcagggcATGAATGGATCAGAGATCTGCAAAGATGTACGACTTGATGGCATGAAATCATTTCTTGAGTTCACATTGTTTCGCTGACCAGCTATGGCAAGAGGATGATCTATTTATTTTCCTGCATGAAAGGTGAAATGAGCAATGCCTGTTACTAGTTCGGTTAGCAACGCGTCCTTCTCCTTTCCAATTTTAAGAAACTGTTTTGAAGATGATATATGACGCGCCTTTCTGCATTTCAGTGCCA contains:
- the LOC119279017 gene encoding F-box/kelch-repeat protein At1g55270-like; the protein is MQRRRLAEQEGESVSCYCRVDGGLKTVVNARKFVPGARLCMQPDVKPNKRKTRSSRKERCRNQAPLLPGLPDDLAISCLMRVSRAEHPNLRLVCKKWSRLLSGNYYYSLRKKFGMAEEWVYVFKRDRDQKLSWHAFDPAHQLWRSLPPVPPEYSEAVGFGCAVLSGCYLYLFGGKNPVRGSMRHVVYYNTRTNKWHRAPDMLRKRHLFGSCVINNCLYVAGGECEGTQRTLRSAEVYNPNRNRWSCITEMNTGMVPFTGVVYDGKWFLKGLDSHRQVVSEVYLPTSNTWSTTGNALVAGLRNPTISFNGRLYSADCRDACKLRVYDGDIGLWTRFMDSRHHLGSSRAFEAVALVSLNGKICVIRNNMGMTLVDVCDPTTVIEFESARVWETFARKGHQHRSLMANLWSAIAGRNLKAHIIHCQVLQA